From a region of the Panicum virgatum strain AP13 chromosome 2K, P.virgatum_v5, whole genome shotgun sequence genome:
- the LOC120695764 gene encoding auxin-induced in root cultures protein 12-like, whose amino-acid sequence MASATAPKHRRRAVPFMAVLLTAMAMRAAAAGCEGDKFPAGRSYAHCAALPKLGARLHWTHDATTGSLSVAFVARPAGAGGAGWVSWAVNPTGDGMKGAQALVAFQPSPAAPYAVNTYNITGYKPFGARSTPIAFRPTELAADAAPAAGEVRLYGKLQLSPGTQVVNHLWQVGSAVTAGAPAKHAFDKDNLEAKGKLALSGAALAPASAPAVAGAGGSAAAEQGGSAGGGAKPSSAKAAAAAAAAPVLMLLALAVGFMATV is encoded by the coding sequence ATGGCCTCCGCGACGGCGCCGAAGCACCGGCGGCGCGCCGTTCCCTTCATGGCCGTCCTCCTCACGGCCATGGcaatgcgcgccgccgccgccgggtgcgAGGGCGACAAATTCCCCGCGGGCCGGAGCTACGCGCACTGCGCGGCGCTCCCCAAGCTCGGCGCCAGGCTGCACTGGACCCACGACGCGACGACGGGGTCCCTGTCCGTGGCGTTCGTGGCGCggcccgcgggcgcgggcggcgccgggtgGGTGTCGTGGGCGGTCAACCCGACGGGGGACGGCATGAAGGGCGCGCAGGCGCTGGTGGCGTTCCAgccctcccccgccgcgccctACGCCGTCAACACCTACAACATCACGGGGTACAAGCCGTTCGGGGCCCGCTCCACGCCCATCGCGTTCCGGCCCACCGAActtgccgccgacgccgcgcccgccgccggggaggtgcGGCTCTACGGGAAGCTACAGCTGTCCCCCGGGACCCAGGTGGTCAACCACCTCTGGCAGGTGGGCTCCGCGGTCACCGCCGGCGCGCCCGCCAAGCACGCCTTCGACAAGGACAACCTCGAGGCCAAGGGCAAGCTCGCGCTCTCCGGCGCCGCGCTGGCGCCCGCGTccgcgccggccgtcgccgGTGCAGGTGGCTCGGCGGCGGCTGAGCAGGGCGGGAGCGCGGGAGGAGGCGCGAAGCCATCGTCGGCCAAGGCTGCCGCGGCTGCCGCGGCTGCCCCGGTGCTCATGCTTCTCGCCTTAGCGGTGGGTTTCATGGCAACCGTGTGA
- the LOC120695766 gene encoding 60S ribosomal protein L32-1-like, with translation MAVPLLTQKIVKKRVKQFKRPHLDRYKCLKPSWRRPKGIDSRVRRKFKGCTLMPNIGYGSDKKTRHYLPNKFKKFVVHNVSELELLMMHNRTYCAEIAHNVSTRKRKEIVERAAQLDIVVTNKLARLRSQEDE, from the exons ATGGCGGTGCCTCTGCTGACGCAGAAGATCGTGAAGAAGCGGGTCAAGCAGTTCAAGAGGCCCCACCTCGACCGCTACAAGTGCCTCAAG CCAAGCTGGCGCAGGCCCAAGGGTATTGACTCCCGCGTCAGGCGGAAGTTCAAGGGATGCACCTTGATGCCCAACATTGGATATGGCTCTGACAAGAAGACAAGGCACTACCTCCCCAACAAATTCAAGAAGTTTGTTGTTCACAATGTCTCTGAGCTGGAGCTGCTTATGATGCACAACAG GACGTACTGTGCGGAAATTGCCCACAACGTCTCCACCCGCAAGcgcaaggagattgttgagcgTGCTGCACAGCTGGACATCGTGGTCACCAACAAGCTTGCCAGGCTCCGCAGCCAGGAGGATGAGTGA
- the LOC120695416 gene encoding uncharacterized protein LOC120695416, giving the protein MNCDWADLVAGLDGEPEHSLVPVEAPGIVDEALPPAVELPAQIIDWNALEITEIYDEYEGRLEIIEDDHVFRLLGLRDEEENAEKARKDAGIGGMPAETPADKAYCHLGVDTAGASLPVDDFIPWEKEIVYDANKPCMNIGSVYPSMKEFRLAMRQFAINEEFELAIKKTDRTRYIANCNADDCPWHIVGRTQPDGRTVMVTVLIALHKCMSSSRRKTTTATSAWVASKAVHILRKKAMGTKELQLRLQDDHKCTIHYDTVWKGRQKALVEVYGSWEDSFQQLFNWKEEVMKRSPGSIIEIDVKVVAGQVYFHRFFCALGPCIEGFKEGCRPYLSVDSTALNGRWNGHLAAAAALDGHNWMYPVAFGFIDSETSDNWTWFMTMLHRAIGDMPTLAICSDACKGLENAVQEVFPQADQRECFRHLMQNFIRRYGGDTHSKMYPAARAYRTEVFQQHMQSVLEASSDVLVWLQTHHSFKWMRCAFNKEIKCDYVTNNLAECFNNWIKDIKDLPVCELADKLREMIMVLWNKRRSIGEKLTGNILPAVIQQLKAKTRGLGHLTVVKADNVQGEIWNNSSGSRNVVKAPLKECTCLEWQHTGKPCQHALALLTAQERDVNLEDYVHVYYSVESTTCSKGCREAKETQDQKLP; this is encoded by the exons ATGAActgcgattgggctgatcttgTTGCTGG GCTCGATGGAGAGCCTGAGCATAGTTTAGTGCCAGTAGAAGCACCTGGTATAGTAGATGAAGCTTTACCTCCTGCAGTAGAGTTGCCAGCACAAATTATTGATTGGAATGCACTTGAAATAACTGAAATATATGATGAGTATGAAGGAAGGTTGGAAATCATCGAGGATGACCATGTGTTTCGACTTTTGGGTTTGAGAGATGAGGAAGAAAATGCCGAGAAGGCTAGAAAAGATGCAGGAATAGGTGGTATGCCTGCTGAGACGCCTGCTGATAAAGCATATTGCCATCTTGGAGTTGATACTGCTGGGGCATCCCTACCCGTTGATGATTTCATACCATGGGAGAAGGAGATAGTGTATGATGCAAACAAGCCATGCATGAATATTGGGTCTGTATACCCCAGCATGAAAGAGTTCAGATTGGCTATGAGACAATTTGCCATCAATGAGGAGTTTGAGCTTGCCATTAAGAAAACTGACCGAACTAGATACATTGCTAATTGTAATGCAGATGATTGCCCTTGGCACATTGTTGGTAGAACGCAGCCTGATGGAAGAACTGTTATG GTCACAGTATTGATTGCCCTGCACAAGTGTATGTCCAGTAGTAGGAGGAAGACTACTACAGCAACAAGTGCATGGGTTGCTTCAAAGGCTGTTCATATCCTTAGAAAGAAGGCAATGGGCACTAAAGAGTTGCAGCTGAGGTTGCAAGATGACCACAAGTGCACAATTCATTATGATACAGTGTGGAAGGGAAGACAAAAGGCTCTTGTAGAAGTGTATGGTAGCTGGGAAGATAGTTTTCAGCAGCTATTCAATTGGAAGGAAGAGGTCATGAAGCGGTCACCAGGTAGTATTATTGAGATTGATGTCAAGGTTGTTGCTGGTCAGGTGTACTTTCATAGATTTTTTTGTGCATTGGGTCCTTGCATTGAAGGCTTTAAAGAAGGATGTAGGCCATACCTTAGTGTAGACTCTACAGCACTTAATGGTAGGTGGAATGGGCATTTAGCTGCAGCCGCAGCACTAGATGGTCACAATTGGATGTATCCTGTCGCTTTTGGATTTATAGACTCTGAGACATCAGATAATTGGACTTGGTTTATGACAATGCTTCACAGAGCTATAGGAGATATGCCTACACTTGCTATTTGTTCCGATGCATGCAAAGGGTTAGAGAATGCAGTACAGGAAGTGTTCCCTCAAGCTGACCAAAGGGAATGCTTTAGACATCTTATGCAAAATTTCATCAGGAGATATGGTGGTGACACTCACTCTAAGATGTACCCTGCAGCAAGGGCATATAGAACTGAGGTGTTTCAACAGCACATGCAGTCAGTTTTAGAAGCATCTAGTGATGTGTTGGTATGGCTACAAACTCATCATTCATTCAAGTGGATGAGATGTGCCTTCAACAAAGAAATCAAGTGTGATTATGTCACAAATAACCTTGCAGAATGTTTTAACAATTGGATCAAAGACATAAAGGACCTACCTGTTTGTGAGCTAGCAGACAAGCTGAGAGAAATGATTATGGTGCTCTGGAACAAGAGGAGAAGTATTGGAGAAAAATTGACTGGTAACATTCTACCAGCTGTTATTCAACAACTAAAAGCAAAGACTAGAGGATTGGGACACTTGACAGTGGTGAAAGCAGACAATGTTCAAGGGGAGATATGGAATAATAGTAGTGGGTCCAGGAATGTTGTTAAGGCGCCTTTAAAAGAATGTACATGCTTGGAGTGGCAGCACACAGGGAAGCCATGCCAGCATGCTTTGGCATTACTAACAGCCCAGGAAAGGGATGTCAACCTAGAGGACTACGTACATGTCTACTACTCTGTGGAGAG CACCACTTGCTCCAAGGGGTGTAGGGAGGCAAAGGAAACTCAGGATCAAAAGCTTCCTTGA